CATCCAACTGATTCGAGAGACTTCCAGCCCCCTGTTAGGCGAAGCCCCAGACCCAGAACTGGTGCAGGCAATATTAAGAGGCTCCCAGGCTCATGAACACGTTATTGGCACCCATGATCTGATGGTTCACAACTATGGCCCTGGGCGGATTTTTGCCTCCATTCACATTGAGGTAGATGCCGACCGGGATATCATGGAAAGCCACGACATAGTGGACAACATTGAACGAACTTTGAGTGAAGACTTAAAAATCAACTTAACCGTCCACATGGATCCCGTAAAGGTAAACGACCCTCTGGCCCATGAAATCCGTGAGGTACTAGAGGAGACCATCGCCCCCTTGGAAGGAGTTTATGGCATCCATGACCTGCGACTGGTACCGGGACCGACTCACACGAATATCATCTTTGATGCTGTTATGTCTTGTGATTGCAAGATAAAACCCGCCGAGGTTCAAGCTATCATTAGTCAGCGAATAAAGGCGCTGGACGAAAGCTACTTTGTGCGCATCACCTTTGACAATGCCTATATTAAGCGTTGACAGATTGCCTCTCGGAATTTATTAAAAAATTGCGAAATAAAGTGGACTTTTTCCATGAGGTGAAGTATAATCAAGGCAAATTATAGAAGCTCTTATAAGCTGAAATTAAACAAACAACAGAAGAAAGGAACAGAGTGCTATGAAAAAATATGTATGTACAGTATGCGGATATGAATATGATGGGGATACACCTTTTGCAGAACTGCCAGAAGACTATGAATGCCCAGTTTGCGGCGTCGGTAAAGACTTGTTTGAGGAACAGGATGCATGATAAAAATCGCCGATAATGTTTACAGTGTAGGCGTCATTGACAGTGAGGTACGTATATTTCATGGATATTACACTCCCTTGGGTACCACTTATAATGCTTATTTAGTGGTAGATGATCAGGTGACCCTGATTGACTTTGTCAAGGAAAAGTTTGCTGAGGAATTCTTGAAAAATATTGAGGAGGTCCTAGGTGACCGCACAATCGATTCCATCATTTGCAATCATGTGGAACCCGATCACAGTGGGGCTCTTCCTCAGGTAGTGGACAAGTATCCTCAAGCCATGATTTACGGCACTGCCAACTGTCAAAAAGAATTAAAAGCTTATTATCCCGATGCCGTCTACGACTTTACTGTAGTGAAAGCAGGGGATTTTCTGGATACAGGGAAACACCACTTTTCTTTTATACCCATGCCTATGGTTCATTGGCCTGACAGCATGTCCACCTATTTGGCGGAGGAAAAAATCCTATTTTCAAATGACGCCTTTGGTCAACACACAGGGACAGGGGAGCTTTTTGACACAGACAAAGGTCTGGAGCGATTACTGGATCGGGCAGGTGATTACTACGCCAATATCGTCCTTCCTTTCGGCATGCAGGTGACCAAGCTTCTGGATATGGCTTCCGCCTTTGATATTCAGATGATTTGTCCTTCTCATGGGGTCATTATCACCAAATACATCCCGGAGATTATAGAAAAATACATCTCTTGGAGTAAAAATGAGACCAACGACAAGCAGGTATTGATTGTCTATGATACCATGTGGGGAACAACCGAAAAAATGGCTCGGCTGCTGGAACAGGAATATACAAGCAAAGGATTTACCGTGGAGACGGTCAACTTGACCGAGGAGCATTACTCCCACGCTATGGCCAGGGTTCTGGAAGCCAAATATATTTTCGTTGGCTCTCCTACGCTGAACAACACCATGCTGCCTTCTGTCATGGCTTTTCTTACCTATATGAAAGGTCTAAAACCAAAAGGCCGAATTGGCAAAGCTTTCGGCTCTTATGGCTGGAGCGGTGAATCCATTGGTCAAGTCAATGACCTGTTGGCTTCTTGTGGCTTTGAAATGGAAGACCCCTTGAAAGCCCTTTGGAATGTATAGAGGAAGCTACCCAAACTATTACTTATCAAATAACAGAGGACATGCTCCAGACTTGCACAAAGGTACAAGGCCGGGGCATGTTTTTATAATCTGAAAAATATCGATGAAAAGGAGGCCTTATGTTACACATCGGATGTCATCTATCTTCCGCCAAGGGCTTTGAACATATGGGAAAGGAAGCCTTGTCCATCGGGGCTAATACCTTTCAATTTTTTACGAGAAATCCCCGTGGAGGCAAAGCCAAGGAGCTTGATGAAAAAGATATCGAAAAATTTTTAAAGCTAGCTTCTGAGCACCAATTTGGCAAGCTCGTCGCCCACGCGCCCTATACGGTCAATCCCTGTTCCAAGGACCAGAAGACCCGGGAGTTTGCCCATATGGTTATCGAAGATGATTTGCGGCGAATGGAATACTTGCCGGGAAACTATTATAATTTTCACCCCGGCAGTCACGTAGGTCAAGGGATGGATATAGGTATTCAAGTCATCGCCGACTTGCTCAATCAGTTGATTACCCCAGAGCAGTCCACCGTCGTCTTGCTGGAAACCATGTCTGGCAAGGGCAGTGAAGTAGGCAGCCGATTTGAAGAGCTTCAGGCCATCATGGAGCAAATACAATTTGGGGATAAAATTGGAGTCTGCTTAGATACCTGCCACGTCCATGATGCCGGATACGATATCTCTGGCAGCTTGGATGATGTTTTAGACCAATTCCACCAAATTATCGGTCTGGACAAGCTCCATGCTATTCACATCAATGACAGCCAGAATCCTCTAGCAGCCCACAAAGACCGTCATGCTAAGATTGGCGAAGGTCATCTGGGGCTGGAAGGGATTTGGCAGATTGTTCACCATCCACGGCTCCGTCACCTGCCGTTTATCCTGGAGACTCCTAATGAGTTAGAAGGCTACGCCCGGGAAATTGCTTTACTGCGGCAAGAGCAGGTTCCACCGCTTGAGGACTAAAATAAGTTTCCAGCTCCACCAACTAAAAGTAGACATATACAAAGGGGTATGTGTCTATTTTTATGTTATCTTCCTTGACAGTTCCTCTATATTGCATTACAATATACCTTAGCTATTATGTTATACAATATAGAGGAGGAACAGCCATGATTCCATCACAAATGCTTAAAGGAACCTTAGAAGGCTGCATTTTAGCCATTATTCACAAAGAAGAAACCTATGGTTACGAGATTTCTCAGCAACTGGGCGAATACGGATTCGGAAAAATAGCCGAAGGAACCATCTACCCACTTTTGCTGAGATTGGAAAAAAATCACTTTCTCTCTGCCACTTACCGACAATCCGAGGTCGGCCCAAAGCGAAAGTATTATGGGATAACGCCAGAGGGGAGAGCGGAATTGCGCCAATTTATGGTCAGTTACGCAGAGCTGTCAAGTGCAGTATCTGCGCTATTAAGGGATATGGAAGGAGATGTTTCAAATGAACAAGGAAACAAAACAGCTATTGAAGGAAAATAATCAACTATCTAAGCAGTTGAAGCCCCACAATGATGAAATATTAACCAATATAGTAGTTTACTTGAGGGGTGCTAACATCAGCGATTATCAGCAGGAGGTACTCCGGCGGGATATCACTCAAATGATTCTGGATGGAGAAAGCCGGGGACAAGATATCCAACAGATCATAGGCAGTGATTATAAGGAATTTTGTGATGAGATTCTTTTGGAGGTACCTCAGCTGACCCTGCAAGATAAAGTGGCATCCTTTGTACAAATCTTATGCCTTGGTGGAGCCGTCTTATGTAGTATCTGGCTGAGCTTTGGCATCCTTGATGACCTTTTTGCCACCAGCACCTGGCCTTATCTCCCGTTAACTGTAGGGAATCTGGTGAGTTCTGGGCTGGCTATCGGTTCTGCCCTTATTATTTTTACCATCCTGTGCCGAACTGCTTTTGACCTAAAAGGCCTAAACAGTAAAAAAATGGTTCTGCTATTTTTTGTACTGATGACCGTATGTATTTTAGCAAACACGCTTCTGACGAAAGTTTTGATGTCCGTCCATATGGTGGCAGCTTTGGCGGTAGTATTAGCGTTGTATTTAGGTTATAAGCTTCTCGATAAAAGATAGATAGGTTGTTGTAAAAAAAATGGACGGTCAGTTTAAACCTGACCGTCCATTTTTGCTGAGTATGCCATATAAGGTATCAATACTTATCACTATAGTCATTGATGGCTGAACCTGCTGGAGTATCTGCCGTAGAGACTGTAGTTGATGAGGGTTTGCTTTCAAAACTTGGGCTTTCCACAATAGGCTTAAAGGAATCTTTCACTACCGCTGGTTCTTGAGTAGGTGCTTCCACCTTTTTCTCCTTTGGAGCTGGAGCCTTTGTGCTGGCCGCTGGGGATGGAACAAACTTGTCGGCCTTAGAACTCAAGGTTTTCGCCTTAACGAAGGGCTCTGCCTTAACCGGCGCTTGAGAAGTTTCTCCTGGCGCTGTGCCTGCGTAATTTTGGATTTTAAATTTATCTACCAGCTTGTTCAACAGGTCCGCCTGAGATGTCAGCTGTTCGCTGGCAGCAGCACTTTCCTCTGATGTAGCAGTGTTGCGCTGTACCACGCTGGAAATCTGCTCAATACCGGTACTCACTTGAGCGATAGCATTTGCCTGATCTTCGGAGGCCTTAGCAATCTTATCGATAAATCCAGTAATCGTGCTGGATTTTTCTACTACGTAATTTAAGGACTGAGCGGTGTTGTCTGCCACTCTAGAGCCATTGGCCACAGCCCCTACCGTCTGCTCAATCAAATCTGTAGTATTTTTAGCGGCTTCGGCGGACTTCGTAGCTAAATTGCGAACTTCATCAGCAACGACAGCAAAGCCTTTACCAGCCGTGCCGGCTCTGGCTGCCTCTACGGCTGCATTCAGGGCTAAAATGTTAGTCTGAAAAGCGATGTCTTCAATCGTCTTGATGATCTTACCAATTTCATTAGATTTATCCGTAATATCATTCATCGCGGACTTCATCTCTGTCATCTGCGCATTGCTCTCCACAACGCCATCCGCCGCTTCACCGGACTGTAGACTAGCCTCAGAGGCATTCTTTGCATTTATCTTTACTTGATTAGAAATCTCCGAAATGGTCGCAGACAATTCTTCAATGCTGCTGGCCTGCTGAACAGCTCCTTGAGAGAGCAGCTGAGCCGACTGCGAAACCTGTCCTGCACCCTGGTCTACCTGGGCGGATACCTTTTGTATCTGGGAGATGGTTTCGTTCATATTCTTTTTAATCTCAGTCAAATAGTTAAACGTATTTTTAAAATAACCAACATAGATCTTTTCATTGCGGCTGTTGATGTTGAAATTGGAACGAGCCATCTCTGACAGCAGCATGTCTACATCTGTGACATATTCCTTGGTGGTACGAACCACCTGGTTAAAAGCAACGGCCACCTGACCGATTTCATCATCGCTGTGAATATCCAGCTGGATGTCCAAGTTGCCTTGAGACAGGCTTTGAGTTGCTGAAACGATTTCGCACAACGGTTTCAATACCCTCTTAACCGTACCATAAATAACCAAGACCACTACCACTAGGACTACCACATAAAACCCAATCAGGAACCCCAAGGAACTTAGCAGACCCGATGTCTCCAACAACTTCGTGGCCAGGATAAGCAAGACAAAAGCTACGGCTAAGGTCACAGCTGAAACGGATGCTATTTTCACAGGCAAACTTTTTTCTCTACCTTCTGTCATAAAAACACCTCTCTATATCGTATTTTCTATGGTTATCTTACATAAAACACCTTTTGGTAACCGATTTGGACAAAATACTAAATTTATTTACAGTATAGTACATTTTCCCAAAAGTGTCTACGCAAATATCAAAAAAATGACTTGAAAATGACAGTCTTTTACACCCCTCTCTCTCCATAAAAACAGCTGTTTACAATAAATTGCCTTCCATGTTAAGATAGAATAATCAGAAAGGTCGGCCATCTTTCCACAAGATTGACTGGGGTGGCCCTTAAAAGGGATGTCATGGCAAATAAAAATTACGTCTATATGCTAGAATGTGTTGATGGTACATATTATACAGGCTGGACCGTAGACTTGGCCAAGCGGCTGCGAGAACATAACGAGGGAACCAGCCTAAAAGCAGCAAAATATACCAGAGGCCGCCGGCCAGTCAAGCTTATCTACTGGGAAGAGTGTGCTGATAAATCTCAAGCCTTAAAGAGGGAATGGGCTATAAAAAAAATGACCCGGGCAAAGAAGGAAAAGCTGGCAGGAATAAATCTTAAGCCTGAATTTGGAAAAGAAGTCTAGGCAAGAAAGTTTTCCTGTTGTATAATTAAAATAACGTTTACAAGCCAGTTGCGGCAAGAATGCGCTAAGATAGAGTTTATATGGGAGGAATGGATATGGCGATTCCAGAAAGTGTTAATAAGACTAGTATCCTTTTAGAATCAGGAACGAATGAACTTGAAATCATCGAATTTAAAGTAGCAGACGAAATCTTTGGAATAAATGTTGCAAAAGTGCGCGAGATTATGGTCGCTCAAAAAGTTAAGCCGATGCCGAACTCGCACCATGTAGTGGAAGGAGTATTTAAGCCAAGGAATGAAATCATCACAGTCATCAACCTAGCAAAGTATCTAGGTCTGCCTGAGTGCGATGACTCTGGGCGTGATATCTTCATCATTACCCATTTTAATAACTTAAATTTTGCTTTTCACGTACATACCGTTGTAGGTATAGACCGTATCTCTTGGAAAGCTATAAAAAAGCCTGATAAGGCAGTCTACGGCGGTCAGGACGGCGCAGCTACCGGTATTGCCGAGTATGAAAATCGGCTTATTACTATTCTTGATTTTGAAAAGATTGTAGCTGAGATTAGTCCAGAATCCAGCATTCAAATTGAAGATATTGAAAAGATGGGAACTCGTCAGGCTATTGAGAAGCCTATTCTGATCGCAGAGGACTCTATGCTGTTGTCCAAAATGATTATTGAATGCTTACATCAGGCAGGATACCAGAACACAATTAAAACCGACAACGGTCAGGAAGCTTGGGATTTCCTGCAAGAGATTAAAGCGTCTGGGGATCCAATCAAGGCACATGTGGCCTGCATCGTGTCCGATATCGAAATGCCTCTTATGGACGGACACCGACTGACTAAATTGGTCAAAGAAGATCCACTGTTGAAGACGATCCCTCTTGTCCTTTTTTCCTCCCTTATCAGCGAGGAAATGCGCATAAAGGGTCGGCAGTTGGGAGCAGATGAACAGATCAGCAAACCGGAAATCGGCAAGTTGGTTACTATTATCGACAATCTGACTGCTAATCATTAATTTATAGCAAACAGGCAGCATCATGCTCCATGATGCTGCTGATCGAATAAAAAAGTCAATTTCCAATAGCTTTGGAAATTGACTTTTTCATTTTTTTATAGCCTTTTATATTGTTGCTTTATTTCACATATTCCTTTTCCACATACGGACTGGTAGCGGTCTTTAGCATGCCGCCATAGCCCAGCTCAAACCGCAGAATATCTCCTACTTGGTAGGCCGTATCTGATTTAGTCACGTCCAAAATAGTATGGTCAGAGCTTCCCCCAAGAATTTCAATTTTCTCATCAAGGGGAGTCATGCTGTCCAATTCCGTATCTTGCTTGCCAATGCCGATGATAGCCCGTTTGATGATACCACGGTCCTCGTAGTATGGCTTTTGTCCGAAAGCATCTACGCCTACCTCCCCAATTGGCAGGGACGGCTTTTCCTGAAGCTCAATAATCTGAGCCTCCAGAATTAAAGCATCCCCGGTAGTTCCTGGCAATTTAGCCCCATACGCAGTATCGTTGCCTAACAGGAAGGCCTCCCCTAGTCGCAAATTGTTGATACCCTCCGGCAGCTCACCCTTTTCAATCAGATAAATAGAGCTGGAGTTCCCGCCAGATACCATGTTTAGCTTAATGGAGTGCGCCTTTTCAATTTTTTCAGCCAAAGCTGTCAAATTGGATAGGTTATCATTCTTTGGAATGATGGCCCCGTAGCAAGTCAAATTAACTCCGATACCATACAATTCGATATTCGCCATCTGCAAGATTTCCTCAACCGCACGGAGAATAACATCTTCGTTCTGGTAGAACAGACCTTCTCGCAAATCCCCTAAGTCAATCATCAGCAAAATCTTATGTTTCTTGCCCTGCTTGCCAGCCTCTTCATTCAGCAGGCGGATGGTGGACAACTCTGAGTTGAAGCTTAAATCTACGTGTTTCACCACCTCGGCGATTTCACTATGCATTGGCAGCCGCAGCAGGACAGTCATCTTGCCTTGTTTTCGCACCACCTCTGCATAGGAAGCTAGATTTTTCACCCGAGAGTCTGCCAGGAAATCTACTTTCTCATGCGCCGCCACCATCTGCACCATCTGCGGGTCTGCACAGAGGCCCTTGGTGACGATCATCAGGGAGCATCCTCCCTGGTCCTTGGTGATGTTGGCTACGGCATCCAGATTGCCTTTCAATTTTTTCAAATCAATGATCAGTTTCGGATACATGCTTCTCTCCTTTATTAACATTCTTCCCTTAACAATTATCGTTGACCGTCTGCTCTCCTAACTATCCTTGCGGTCATCGCAGTGAGTTCTGGTACAACGAGGGCATTCGTGGCTGCAATCGCCCATATCCTGAGCGGCCCATTTACCTTGCAGGCCTTCGCCTTTTTGGATGGCTTTCTTTTCTTGATCTTCTTCTGGTTCTACCCGT
The genomic region above belongs to Aminipila butyrica and contains:
- a CDS encoding deoxyribonuclease IV translates to MLHIGCHLSSAKGFEHMGKEALSIGANTFQFFTRNPRGGKAKELDEKDIEKFLKLASEHQFGKLVAHAPYTVNPCSKDQKTREFAHMVIEDDLRRMEYLPGNYYNFHPGSHVGQGMDIGIQVIADLLNQLITPEQSTVVLLETMSGKGSEVGSRFEELQAIMEQIQFGDKIGVCLDTCHVHDAGYDISGSLDDVLDQFHQIIGLDKLHAIHINDSQNPLAAHKDRHAKIGEGHLGLEGIWQIVHHPRLRHLPFILETPNELEGYAREIALLRQEQVPPLED
- a CDS encoding PadR family transcriptional regulator; this translates as MIPSQMLKGTLEGCILAIIHKEETYGYEISQQLGEYGFGKIAEGTIYPLLLRLEKNHFLSATYRQSEVGPKRKYYGITPEGRAELRQFMVSYAELSSAVSALLRDMEGDVSNEQGNKTAIEGK
- the orr gene encoding ornithine racemase Orr → MYPKLIIDLKKLKGNLDAVANITKDQGGCSLMIVTKGLCADPQMVQMVAAHEKVDFLADSRVKNLASYAEVVRKQGKMTVLLRLPMHSEIAEVVKHVDLSFNSELSTIRLLNEEAGKQGKKHKILLMIDLGDLREGLFYQNEDVILRAVEEILQMANIELYGIGVNLTCYGAIIPKNDNLSNLTALAEKIEKAHSIKLNMVSGGNSSSIYLIEKGELPEGINNLRLGEAFLLGNDTAYGAKLPGTTGDALILEAQIIELQEKPSLPIGEVGVDAFGQKPYYEDRGIIKRAIIGIGKQDTELDSMTPLDEKIEILGGSSDHTILDVTKSDTAYQVGDILRFELGYGGMLKTATSPYVEKEYVK
- a CDS encoding chemotaxis protein, whose amino-acid sequence is MAIPESVNKTSILLESGTNELEIIEFKVADEIFGINVAKVREIMVAQKVKPMPNSHHVVEGVFKPRNEIITVINLAKYLGLPECDDSGRDIFIITHFNNLNFAFHVHTVVGIDRISWKAIKKPDKAVYGGQDGAATGIAEYENRLITILDFEKIVAEISPESSIQIEDIEKMGTRQAIEKPILIAEDSMLLSKMIIECLHQAGYQNTIKTDNGQEAWDFLQEIKASGDPIKAHVACIVSDIEMPLMDGHRLTKLVKEDPLLKTIPLVLFSSLISEEMRIKGRQLGADEQISKPEIGKLVTIIDNLTANH
- a CDS encoding GIY-YIG nuclease family protein; amino-acid sequence: MANKNYVYMLECVDGTYYTGWTVDLAKRLREHNEGTSLKAAKYTRGRRPVKLIYWEECADKSQALKREWAIKKMTRAKKEKLAGINLKPEFGKEV
- a CDS encoding rubredoxin; this encodes MKKYVCTVCGYEYDGDTPFAELPEDYECPVCGVGKDLFEEQDA
- a CDS encoding methyl-accepting chemotaxis protein, which gives rise to MTEGREKSLPVKIASVSAVTLAVAFVLLILATKLLETSGLLSSLGFLIGFYVVVLVVVVLVIYGTVKRVLKPLCEIVSATQSLSQGNLDIQLDIHSDDEIGQVAVAFNQVVRTTKEYVTDVDMLLSEMARSNFNINSRNEKIYVGYFKNTFNYLTEIKKNMNETISQIQKVSAQVDQGAGQVSQSAQLLSQGAVQQASSIEELSATISEISNQVKINAKNASEASLQSGEAADGVVESNAQMTEMKSAMNDITDKSNEIGKIIKTIEDIAFQTNILALNAAVEAARAGTAGKGFAVVADEVRNLATKSAEAAKNTTDLIEQTVGAVANGSRVADNTAQSLNYVVEKSSTITGFIDKIAKASEDQANAIAQVSTGIEQISSVVQRNTATSEESAAASEQLTSQADLLNKLVDKFKIQNYAGTAPGETSQAPVKAEPFVKAKTLSSKADKFVPSPAASTKAPAPKEKKVEAPTQEPAVVKDSFKPIVESPSFESKPSSTTVSTADTPAGSAINDYSDKY
- a CDS encoding FprA family A-type flavoprotein; amino-acid sequence: MIKIADNVYSVGVIDSEVRIFHGYYTPLGTTYNAYLVVDDQVTLIDFVKEKFAEEFLKNIEEVLGDRTIDSIICNHVEPDHSGALPQVVDKYPQAMIYGTANCQKELKAYYPDAVYDFTVVKAGDFLDTGKHHFSFIPMPMVHWPDSMSTYLAEEKILFSNDAFGQHTGTGELFDTDKGLERLLDRAGDYYANIVLPFGMQVTKLLDMASAFDIQMICPSHGVIITKYIPEIIEKYISWSKNETNDKQVLIVYDTMWGTTEKMARLLEQEYTSKGFTVETVNLTEEHYSHAMARVLEAKYIFVGSPTLNNTMLPSVMAFLTYMKGLKPKGRIGKAFGSYGWSGESIGQVNDLLASCGFEMEDPLKALWNV